In Streptomyces sp. NBC_00483, a single window of DNA contains:
- a CDS encoding glycerophosphodiester phosphodiesterase produces the protein MRTVTAVAHRGDPYRVRENTLPSLRSALERGADAVEIDVRLTGDAVPVLLHDSTLERLWDHERPLSALSSDEVRGLTEDGVPTLADALETCRDARVMIDLPGADARSVRTVVGAVRDCDAEDRVYYCAGAETMLKVRAASPSAEIALTWTSLAPPRPALLAALTPRWLNYRFPLVTRDLATRVHHDGYLLSAWTPDTKRSMRRLLDIGVDSITTNRVDVLTSLRAYE, from the coding sequence TGACTGCCGTGGCCCACCGAGGCGACCCCTACCGCGTCCGCGAGAACACCCTCCCCTCCTTGCGCTCCGCGCTGGAACGGGGAGCGGACGCGGTGGAGATCGACGTACGACTGACGGGGGACGCCGTCCCGGTCCTGCTCCACGACTCCACGCTGGAGCGCCTGTGGGACCACGAGCGTCCGCTGTCCGCGCTCTCCTCCGACGAGGTGCGCGGGCTGACGGAGGACGGCGTGCCCACACTGGCGGACGCCCTGGAGACGTGCCGGGACGCCCGCGTCATGATCGACCTGCCGGGCGCGGACGCGCGTTCAGTACGTACCGTCGTCGGCGCCGTCCGCGACTGCGACGCGGAGGACCGGGTCTACTACTGCGCGGGCGCCGAGACGATGCTCAAGGTGCGCGCCGCCTCCCCCTCCGCCGAGATCGCGCTCACCTGGACCTCGCTGGCCCCGCCCCGCCCCGCCCTCCTCGCGGCCCTCACGCCCCGCTGGCTCAACTACCGCTTCCCGCTGGTGACCCGGGACCTGGCGACCCGCGTCCACCACGACGGTTACCTGCTGTCGGCGTGGACCCCGGACACGAAGCGCTCGATGCGCCGCCTGCTCGACATCGGCGTGGACTCGATCACGACGAACCGGGTCGACGTCCTGACGTCGCTGCGCGCATACGAGTAG
- a CDS encoding serine hydrolase domain-containing protein — protein sequence MKRRLALALSTALALGAVAVPLAAAVPAQAVVAQAPGAPDAKALAKSLAGLPDADATAALVRVGGTGGSWHGTAGVRDLRKGAKALEHAEFRAGSTTKVVTAATVLRLAADGDVDLDAPVQHYLPALFRGTNFEQPVSVRQLLNHTSGIPAGDGWGDAFADQYAHRFDVVTPTQVAASALAKDPAFTPGTRQQYLNINYTLLGLLVEKVTGDSYAKVATRLVLRPAGMRHTYFPGTDPRVHGPHNRGYQLVDGEFVDVTEWVQADRSAAGDMISTTADLERLLTALFRGRIVPASQLKEMFTLPAGVDGATMSAGLQKIEIDGRVYWGKSGSRYGYSTGIAASCDLSRTVVYSVNATDAKGEEMNPVAQRIVMASVRNAA from the coding sequence TTGAAGCGTCGACTCGCCCTCGCCCTGTCCACCGCCCTCGCACTCGGTGCCGTCGCCGTGCCGCTCGCCGCGGCCGTCCCGGCGCAGGCCGTGGTGGCGCAGGCCCCTGGCGCCCCCGACGCGAAGGCGCTGGCCAAGTCGCTCGCGGGCCTGCCGGACGCCGACGCCACCGCGGCCCTCGTCCGGGTCGGCGGCACCGGCGGTTCCTGGCACGGGACCGCGGGCGTACGGGACCTGCGCAAGGGCGCGAAGGCCCTGGAGCACGCGGAGTTCCGGGCGGGCTCCACCACGAAGGTGGTCACGGCGGCGACAGTGCTGCGCCTCGCCGCCGACGGAGACGTCGACCTGGACGCACCGGTGCAGCACTACCTCCCCGCCCTCTTCCGCGGCACGAACTTCGAACAACCCGTCTCCGTCCGGCAGTTGCTCAACCACACCAGCGGAATACCGGCCGGCGACGGCTGGGGCGACGCGTTCGCGGACCAGTACGCGCACCGCTTCGACGTCGTCACGCCCACGCAGGTCGCCGCTTCGGCGCTCGCCAAGGACCCCGCGTTCACGCCTGGCACACGCCAGCAGTACCTGAACATCAACTACACCCTGCTCGGCCTGCTCGTGGAAAAGGTCACGGGCGACTCCTACGCGAAGGTGGCGACCCGCCTCGTACTGCGCCCGGCAGGCATGCGACACACATACTTCCCCGGCACCGACCCACGCGTCCACGGCCCGCACAACCGCGGATACCAGCTGGTCGACGGGGAGTTCGTCGACGTGACGGAGTGGGTGCAGGCCGACCGGTCGGCGGCGGGCGACATGATCTCCACGACCGCCGACCTGGAGCGACTGCTCACCGCCCTCTTCCGGGGCCGGATCGTGCCCGCGTCGCAGCTCAAGGAGATGTTCACGCTACCGGCCGGCGTCGACGGCGCCACGATGAGCGCAGGCCTCCAGAAGATCGAGATCGACGGCCGCGTGTACTGGGGCAAGTCCGGTTCGCGGTACGGCTACAGCACCGGGATCGCCGCCTCCTGTGACCTGTCCCGGACGGTCGTCTACTCGGTCAACGCCACGGACGCGAAGGGCGAGGAGATGAACCCCGTCGCCCAGCGCATCGTCATGGCCTCGGTCAGGAACGCGGCCTGA